The Streptomyces phaeolivaceus genome has a window encoding:
- a CDS encoding WhiB family transcriptional regulator, producing MTELVQQLLVDDADEELGWQERALCAQTDPESFFPEKGGSTREAKKVCLACEVRSECLEYALANDERFGIWGGLSERERRRLKKAAV from the coding sequence ATGACCGAGCTCGTGCAGCAACTGCTGGTCGACGACGCGGACGAGGAACTCGGCTGGCAGGAGCGCGCGCTGTGCGCCCAGACCGATCCCGAGTCCTTCTTCCCCGAGAAGGGCGGCTCGACCCGCGAGGCCAAGAAGGTCTGCCTCGCCTGCGAGGTCCGCTCCGAGTGCCTCGAGTACGCCCTCGCCAACGACGAGCGGTTCGGTATCTGGGGCGGTCTGTCGGAGCGCGAGCGCCGTCGCCTCAAGAAGGCCGCGGTCTGA